The DNA segment TAAGCCTGACGCCGTATTACTTTTAACTAAAATTTTTTCAACTGTTTGTTCGGTTTTAATAGTAACATCTAACTCTTCAGCTAATGATTTCATTCCTTCAATAACACTGTACATTCCGTTTTTAGGATGAAAGGTGCCTAAACCGAAATCGGCATAATTCATAAAACTATAAAAAGCGGGAGTGTTGGAAGGTTTAGCTCCTAAAAATAACACAGGAAATTCTAATATGGATATCAGTTTGGGATTATTAAACTCCTTTCTAACTTCTTTACTAATGGTACTAAAAAATTGATCTATTTTTTTCATCGTAACCGGAGTTACCAACTCAAAAGGGGAGACGCCTGGTCGATACACTAAATCTTTTATGGCTACATCATAGTTGTTTTGTGCTTTGGCAATGAATTTTTTAAGTTTTTTTGAACTTCCAGGTTCTTCTTTTTCAAAAGCAGCACAAATTTTTTCGAGTGTATCTTCAATGGTTATACGTTCTTCTTTTCCGAAGTACACACTGTAAGCAGGATTTAACTTTATTAAACTATAATAGTCTGACGGTTGCTTGTTGAAATCTGAAAAAAAGCGCTCAAAAACATCTGGCATCCAGTACCAAGTTGGACCAATATCAAAGATAAAGCCCTCTTTATTTAGTTGCCTAGCTCTACCGCCAACCGTTTTATTTTTTTCGTATACGGTAACTTCATTTCCTTCAGCTGATAGATAACAAGCAGCCGCCAAAGATGAAAAGCCAGAACCAATTATTGCAATTTTTTTCATATGTTGTTTAACAAATATAGGAAATAATTAAACAAAAAATAATATTGTTTTTTGAATGTTATAATTTTTTTAAAGTTTTAAGTTGCTTTATTAAGCTTTGGTGATCTTTAATCGTAGAAATATTTGATGGTAATGTATGGGTGTCTGTTTTTTGTATTCTCCTGCCCATTAGCCAAAGTTTTTGATTTTTATGATAGCTTATTGCTTTGTTATATTCATTAATATATTCTTGAATAGTTCTTTTTTCTGGCTTTACAGTAAAATAGGATAAGAATATTATTTTTTTATGGTGCTTTAAAACATGTTCTAAGTTTTGCAGCGGAATATTTGTACCTAAATAGATGGTGTTAAAGCCAGCTTTCAAAATTTCATAGTGTGCAAAAAGCAATCCAATTTCGTGAATTTCATTATACGGGAGGTATAAACAAAAAGTTGGAAGTTCTCTAGAAGCTTCTTTTTTCTGAAGCGCTTCAATATTGATTATTATTTTTTGTTTAATTAATTCTGAAATAAAATGTTCGTGGGCGGGGTCTATAGTACCAGTATGCCATAGCGTTCCTAATTCATTTAAAAGCGGGATGAAAACATCAAAAAACAAGGCTCTAAAATCCTTTGTTTTCTCTAATTTGAAAAGTGTATTTGAAAAAAGAGGGTGATTAAACTCAAACATAGCTGTTTTAAGTATAGTAATGGCGTGCTCTTCTCTGTTTTTAGGTATACTACTTTCTATTTCATTAATAATTTCACTTTCAGTTAATGCTGCTATTTTAGAAATTTTAAAGCCAGTATTGTATAAAAAAGCAATATTGAGAAGCTTCTTTAAATTACTTACAGAATACTCGCGTATGTTTGTATTGGTTCTCTCAGGTTCAAGGAGGTTGTATCTTTTTTCCCATATACGAATGGTGTGCGCTTTAATACCACTAAGGTTTTCAAGGTCTTTAATACTAAACTTTGTTTCTACAGACATTGTAAAAAATGAAAATTACAATGTCCAAAATACTAAAAAGAAAAAGAAACTAGATATTTTTGTTTAGTTTAATTAAATATATGATAAACAATTAATAAAGAGGTGAATAGGTTTTAATTGTAGTGAAAAGTGCCCAGGATGGGAGTCGAACCCACACGCCCTAAAGGACACATGGCCCTCAACCATGCCTGTCTACCAGTTCCAGCACCTGGGCTTAAATATAAAGAGATGCTTTTTTAACGAGTGCAAATATAGATATTTTGAGAACAGACATTTTACTTTTTATAAAATTTATTGCTGCCTCTCTCTTTTAAATTTCTAAATAGGGTTGAAGATGGCGTAAAAAAATACAACACTGTTACTAATTAATATTTCACATACTGCTGTGTGAAAACTCTAATACAATTCTAACCTCTAAAGTAAAAAGCTGTTCTTTCAAAAATGTATCTTTGTGATTTTAAAACATATAAAGAAACTAGCATCAACAAGCAAATATTAGTCATAGAGGATGAGCCCAATGTAGCGGCATTTATAAGTCAAGGTTTGCAAGAATCTGGATATAAAGTATTTGTGGCTTATGATGGACTACAAGGCTTAGAATTATTACAGCAAAAAAATATAGATTTAGTTGTTTTAGATATTATTTTACCCAAAATGGACGGTAGAGAAGTGGCAAAAAAAATTAGAGAGATGGGAAATGAAAGCCTTCCCATCATTATGCTTACTGCTTTAGGAACAACTGATAATATAGTAAAAGGCTTAGATGCCGGAGCGGATGATTATTTAATAAAACCCTTTAAGTTTATTGAATTGTTAGCTAGAATACGTGCCCGTACAAGAA comes from the Marixanthomonas ophiurae genome and includes:
- a CDS encoding phytoene desaturase family protein produces the protein MKKIAIIGSGFSSLAAACYLSAEGNEVTVYEKNKTVGGRARQLNKEGFIFDIGPTWYWMPDVFERFFSDFNKQPSDYYSLIKLNPAYSVYFGKEERITIEDTLEKICAAFEKEEPGSSKKLKKFIAKAQNNYDVAIKDLVYRPGVSPFELVTPVTMKKIDQFFSTISKEVRKEFNNPKLISILEFPVLFLGAKPSNTPAFYSFMNYADFGLGTFHPKNGMYSVIEGMKSLAEELDVTIKTEQTVEKILVKSNTASGLKINGEIIAADIIVSGADYHHTETLLDKKHRQYSEAYWDKKTFAPSSLLFYVGFDKKIKNVDHHTLFFDVDFEAHSKAIYDKPDWPENPLFYASFPSKTDDNAAPVGKEAGIFLIPLAPGIKDTPEIREEYFKKIITRFENLTNQEVKNYVIFKESFCVNDFIEEYNSYKGNAYGLANTLLQTAFLRPSLKSNKVKNLFFTGQLTVPGPGVPPSLISGKLVAGLVQKQIKKS
- a CDS encoding response regulator transcription factor, which translates into the protein MYLCDFKTYKETSINKQILVIEDEPNVAAFISQGLQESGYKVFVAYDGLQGLELLQQKNIDLVVLDIILPKMDGREVAKKIREMGNESLPIIMLTALGTTDNIVKGLDAGADDYLIKPFKFIELLARIRARTRNKQVLVGCSNSLKLADLELDMDAKFVERAGSKIKLTSTEFRLLEYLLINKNRVLSRVDILENVWDINFNLGTNVVDVYVNYLRNKIDKDYETKLIHTVIGMGYILKEE
- a CDS encoding MerR family transcriptional regulator, yielding MSVETKFSIKDLENLSGIKAHTIRIWEKRYNLLEPERTNTNIREYSVSNLKKLLNIAFLYNTGFKISKIAALTESEIINEIESSIPKNREEHAITILKTAMFEFNHPLFSNTLFKLEKTKDFRALFFDVFIPLLNELGTLWHTGTIDPAHEHFISELIKQKIIINIEALQKKEASRELPTFCLYLPYNEIHEIGLLFAHYEILKAGFNTIYLGTNIPLQNLEHVLKHHKKIIFLSYFTVKPEKRTIQEYINEYNKAISYHKNQKLWLMGRRIQKTDTHTLPSNISTIKDHQSLIKQLKTLKKL